The genomic segment TGGTATCGTGTTTTCCCAATATGTCGGCGTCACACCGTTGAGTTTATCTGTGGCGACCGGGTTAGGCATTACGTGTATGTTGCTGTCTAAAACAACACACCCACCAGCGGGCGCGAATCCCATTTTAATTATGTTGTCTGGTTATGGGTGGTCGTTCTTATTTACGCCAGTTTTGGTTGGAGCTGTCGTGATAGTTTTGATGAGTAAAGCTATTCAAAAAGCGCAACGATACAGCTTAAAGCCTGAATGCTAGCAAGGAAATGAAGAAGGGGTTTGAGCTTGATCTTATGACATTTAGCAGTGTTAATTTAAGTGTGTTGTATTGTTTTTCGCCGGCTTAGACTTGAGTGGAGTGTCTTTACAAAGCAAGATCTTTTCATTACCACGTAGGAGCATGGCAACAAGATAAAAACAAACCTAATGACCAAACGCTTCGCGCTCACAGTTTTCTTTAATGTCGGTTGGTGATAATGGTTAAAACTCGCCGCTAAAGGTCGAGAAAAGAGAAGGATCATTGGCGGATTGGGAGTTGGATGTATCAATCAGTGCCAATGATCCTTTATTTTATGCCTTATGAATGAACGGCAAGCCCGTCGCTATCGCAAGGTAAACCGCAAATGGGTTAACTCACCGCAGTGCGATTGTCAGCAGTAAGCGTTGATTGGTACACCTGCTTACCCGCGACATAAGTTTTTTCGATCGCGCGGTCGTCGCCAAGCACAATATACGCAAACAGAGCCTCGCTTAAGGTGGTGGTTTTTTGCAAACGCTGCGACAACATGTCACTGCCTTGGGTGTCTAAAACGATAAAGTCGGCAGCCGTTCCTTGGTTTAAGTTGCCGATATCGTGTTCCAGTCCCATGGCCACCGCTGCGCCTTGAGTACAAAGGTAGAGCGACTCAAATGGGTTGAGGCTCTGATTTTGTAACTGCAAGATCTTATACGCATCCGATTGATTGGCAAACAAACTCAAACTGGTTCCGCCGCCCACATCACTGGCAATCGACACAGGAATGCCCCTCTCTTTCGCTTCAAAATACGGGAATAAACCACTGCCCAAAAACAGGTTAGAAGACGGACAAAAACTGATGCTCGCACCGGTGTCGGCAATCGCTTGTTTCTCACGTTCAGTCAAGTGAATACCGTGACCAAGTAAACAGCGCTCGCGCACGAGGTTATTTTGTTGGTAGACGTCGAGGTAATCCTTGCTCTCTGGGTAGAGTGAGGCAACCCAAGCAATTTCATCTTTGTTTTCACTGATGTGGGTTTGAATAAAGGTATCGGGGTGCTCGGTAGCCAATTGACCAGCCAGTTGTAACTGTAAAGGGGTGCTGGTGGGCGCAAACCTTGGCGTCACGGCATACAATAACCGGTCGGTTTTGTGCCATTGTTCGATGAGCGCCTTACTTTGATGATAGCTTTGCTGCGCTTCATCGCGCAGGTTGTCTGGGCAGTGGCGATCCATCATCACTTTACCGGCGATCATACAGGCGTGGTGAGCTTGAGCTTGTTCGAAGAACGCATTGACGGACTCAGGGTGAATCGTGGCATAAACACAGGCCGATGTGGTGCCGTGTTTAAACAACTGCTGAATAAAAAACTCGGCTTGTTGATTAGCGTAGGCTTGATCACCAAATTGAGATTCGGCAGGGAAGGTGTACTGGTTGAGCCAATCGAGCAATTGATTGCCGTAACTGGCGATGAT from the Vibrio sp. HB236076 genome contains:
- a CDS encoding HPP family protein; this encodes MNHYLSALVAGVGASITLGLLLMAEANMESVALVMAPFGATAVLVFGLPSSPLAQPKNVILGHLITASIGIVFSQYVGVTPLSLSVATGLGITCMLLSKTTHPPAGANPILIMLSGYGWSFLFTPVLVGAVVIVLMSKAIQKAQRYSLKPEC
- the guaD gene encoding guanine deaminase, encoding MALSLHRGAILHFPTATHNPADDHVYHADGVLLIDDGKILALSSAEQFFAADENQHWLNSPNYIKHQGLILPGMIDSHVHFPQMEIIASYGNQLLDWLNQYTFPAESQFGDQAYANQQAEFFIQQLFKHGTTSACVYATIHPESVNAFFEQAQAHHACMIAGKVMMDRHCPDNLRDEAQQSYHQSKALIEQWHKTDRLLYAVTPRFAPTSTPLQLQLAGQLATEHPDTFIQTHISENKDEIAWVASLYPESKDYLDVYQQNNLVRERCLLGHGIHLTEREKQAIADTGASISFCPSSNLFLGSGLFPYFEAKERGIPVSIASDVGGGTSLSLFANQSDAYKILQLQNQSLNPFESLYLCTQGAAVAMGLEHDIGNLNQGTAADFIVLDTQGSDMLSQRLQKTTTLSEALFAYIVLGDDRAIEKTYVAGKQVYQSTLTADNRTAVS